Sequence from the Microbacterium faecale genome:
GGACGCGATGACGCAGTCGCAGCCGATCGTCGAGATGACCGGCATCACGATCACCTTTCCCGGCGTGAAGGCGCTGGACGAGGTCGACTTCCGCCTGTTCCCCGGCGAGGTGCACACCCTCATGGGAGAGAACGGCGCCGGCAAGTCGACGGCGATCAAGGCCCTCACCGGCGTCTATCGCATCGATGGCGGCGAGATCCGGATCAACGGCGAGGCACGCCGCCTCTCCGGGACAGCGGACGCGCAGGCCGCTGGCATCTCGACCGTCTACCAAGAGGTCAACCTCTGCACCAACCTCACGATCGGTGAGAACGTGATGCTCGGGCAGGAGATCCGCGGCCTGCTCGGCATCGACTGGCACGCCACGCACCGCGCCGCGCGCGAGGCGCTCGCGAAGCTCGGCCTCGGCCACCTCAATCCGCGCCAGTCGCTCTCGACGCTGCCGCTCGCACTGCAGCAGCTCGTCGCGATCAGTCGCTCGGTCGTGGCGGAGTGCAAAGTGCTGATCCTCGACGAGCCGACCTCGAGCCTCGACGCCGCCGAGGTCGAGCAGCTGTTCGGCGTCATCCGGCGACTGCGCGACGAGGGCGTCGCGATCCTCTTCGTCTCGCACTTCCTCGACCAGGTCTACGCCATCAGCGACCGCCTCACCGTCCTGCGAAACGGCCGCTTCGTCGGCGAATACCTGACACCGGACATCCCTCGAGCCGCCCTCATCTCGAAGATGATCGGCAAGGACGCTGCCGCGCTCGCCGCGGTCGAGGCGCGCGGCGCCCGCCGCGCCGCCGCCGAGGGAGACCCGGTCTACTCGGCCGTCGGCATCGGCAAGAAGGGCATGCTCGAGCCGCTCGACCTCGAACTGCACCGCGGCGAGGTCGTCGGCGTCGCCGGCCTGCTCGGATCCGGCCGCACCGAACTCGCGCGCCTCGTCTACGGGGCCGACAAGCCCGACGCCGGCGAGGTGCGCCTGCGCGGCCGCGCCGCCGACATCACCAAGCCTGCCGCCGCGCTGGCGAAGGGCATCGCGTTCTCCAGCGAGAACCGGCGCGACGAGGGCATCATCCGCGACCTCAGCGTGCGCGAGAACATCATCCTCGCCGTCCAGGCGAAGCGCGGCTGGGCCCGGCCTCTGCCGCGCCGCGAGCAGGACGAGATCGTCGGTCGCTTCATCGCAGCCCTCGGCGTGCGCCCGGCCGACCCGGAGCGTCCGATCGGCAACCTCTCCGGTGGCAACCAGCAGAAGGCGCTCCTCGGGCGCTGGCTCGCGACCGAACCTGACATCCTCATCCTCGACGAGCCCACGCGCGGCATAGACGTCGGCGCCAAGGCCGAGATCCAGGAGTACGTCGCCCGCCTCGCCGACGACGGCGTCTCGGTCGTGTTCATCTCGTCCGAGGTCGAAGAGGTCGTGCGGTTGAGTGACCGCATCGTCGTGATGAAGGACCACAAGAAGATCGCGGAGATCGACGGCGGGCCCGACGTCTCGGCGGACGCTATCGTCAGCATCATCGCCGAGGAGTCTTCCGACGGCGGGGGAGAGCGCGAGATCTCGCGCGAGGAGGTCACCTCGTGAACGACACGCCCACCGGTCCGCTCGCCGCGCTGACGGGGATCCTGAAGCACCACTACGTATGGGGCATCGCCGCGATCGTCGTGCTGCTCGCGATCAACCTCGCCGGCGACCCGAGCTACCTCGCCATCACGGTCAGTGAGCGCGGCAACCTCGTCGGCAACGTCATCGACATCCTGCGCGCCGCCGCACCCATCATGATGATCGCCGTCGGCATGTGCCTCGTCGTGGCGACGAAGGGCATCGACCTGTCGGTCGGATCCGTCATGGTCGTCGCCGGCGCCGTCGCGATGGAGTACCTCGCCGCCGCCGCGCCCGACTCGGTCGGTGCCGCCCTCGTGGCCGTCGGCCTCGTCATCCTCGTGAGCGCCGCGCTCGGCGCCGTCAACGCGATCCTCGTCTCGGTGGTCGGGCTGCAGCCATTCATCAGCACGCTCATCATCATGCTCGCCGGCCGCGGGCTCGCGAAGGTCATCACGGCGGGGCAGAACACGTCCGCGAACAACGACGCGTTCTCGTGGATCGCGAACGGCCGCGTCTTCGGCTTCCCCGTCATCTTTCTCATCGCTCTCGCGCTCGTGATCCTCGTCGGTCTGCTCGTGCGCCGCAGCGCGCTCGGGCTGATGCTCGAGGCGATCGGCATGGACGCGCAGGCCGCGCGCCTTGCCGGCGTCAATCGCCGCGCGCTGCTGTTCACGGTCTACATTCTCGGCGGGATCCTTGCGGGCATCGCGGGCGTGTTCGCCACCGCGAGCGTGATGACCGTGGACGTCTCGCGCACGGGTTACCAGCTCGAGCTCGACGCGATCCTCGCGGTCGTCATCGGCGGCACGTCACTCGCGGGCGGCAAGTTCAACATCACGGGCGCGACCTTCGGCGCGATCCTCATCGCCACCCTCGACAAGACCGTCGTGTTCCTCGGCATCTCGTCGTCGGCGACGCCCGCGTTCAAGGCGATCATCATCGTCGCGCTCGTTCTGCTGCAGTCCGAGCGCGTGCGTCGCGCGTTCCGGAGGCGACGGATCCTGAGACCGGCCGCTGAGAAGAAGGAGGAGGTCGCCGCATGAGCTCGCTCACCGCGCCGCCCGCGCCGCTGGGCACTAACGAGCGCCTGCCGCTCCGCAAGCGCCTCGCGCTGCACCTCGACGCGCTCCCGACGGTGGCGTCGATCCTCATTTTCGTCGGCATGGTCGTGTTCGGTGAGCTGGCCTACGGCCGGATTCTGCAGTTCAACACGATCTCGAATCTGCTGATCAACAACGCGCACCTCGTCATCCTGGCTGTCGCGCTGACGTTCGTGATCGTGACCGGCGGCATCGATCTGTCTGTCGGGTCCGTCATCGCCGTCAGCAGCGTCGCCGGCGTCATGCTGTTGAACGCGGGATGGAACCCGTGGCTCGTTGCCGTGCTGATGATCCTCATCGGCGCGCTCTCGGGGGTGATCGCCGGCGTTCTTGTGCAGTACTTCAACGTGCAACCGTTCATCGCGACGTTGGCGATGATGTTCCTCGGCCGCGGGCTCGCGTCGATCCTCAGCACCGTGCCCGAGCGCGTCCCCGATGACTCGGCACTCATGCTCCTCGGCGAGAAGCTCAAGCTCTACGACGGGCCGAAGGTCAACGACATCGTCATCACCCCCGGCGTGATCATCGCGGCGCTCGTCGTGATCATCTCGTTCTTCGTGCTGCACCGCACGCGCATGGGCCGCACGGTCTACGCGATCGGCGGATCCGAACCATCGGCGGCGCTGATGGGCCTGCCCGTCGCCGCGACGAAGGTGTGGGTGTACGTCATCAGCGGTGGCCTGTCCGGTCTCGCGGCGGTCGTCTACACAGCGCGGCTCGGCAGCGCGCAGAACATCACGGGCATCGGGTGGGAGCTCGACGCGATCGCCGCCGCCGTCATCGGCGGAACGCTGCTCACCGGCGGAGCGGGCTACGTGCTCGGATCCGTCGTCGGTGCGCTCGTGCTGGGACTGATGATCGTGCTGATCACCCGCGACGGATCCGTGCCGCCGGAGGCGACGACGATCATCACCGGCGGGATCCTCCTGCTGTTCGTGCTGCTGCAGCGCGCCGTGACCCGCCGCCAGCGCGAATAGCTGTCCGGGCACAGCAAAGGGCGGTGCGAGAAACGAATCTCGCACCGCCCTTTCGCGCGCTCAGCGCAGAGTCAGTACGCCTCGCCCTCGGCCTGCGAGGGGTGCTTCTCGAACCACAGCGGGCGGCCGAGGAAGAGGTCTGCGTCGGTGTCGTAGAGGGTGTCAACCATGATGCTCTCCTTCATTGGAACGTCACGAGATAAGTCTTATTGCTTCGATCATGCGCGACGAACAAGGGGTTTGAAGGGGGTGAATGCGGTTAAGAACACCGAAATTTACGGATCCGGCATGAGAGTCGCTTCCAGACACCACAGGGGCCGCCCCGCGCGATGCGGAGCGGCCCCTGTCGTGAAAAGGCGACTTAGCTCAGGTCGAAGCGGTCGTTCTCCATGACCTGTGCCCAGGCCGACACGAAGTCCTGCACGAACTTCTCCTTCGCGTCGTCCGACGCGTAGACCTCGGCGATTGCGCGCAGCTCGCTGTTCGAGCCGAACAGTAGGTCCACGCGGCTGCCGACCAGGCCGGTGCTCGACGTGAACGTCTGTCCGTCAGCCGCCGGCGTCCAGTCCAGCCCATTCACGAGCAGCTTCACGAAGAAATCATTCGTGAGGGCGCCCGGGGTATCGGTGAACACGCCGATGTTGGAGCCGTCCCAGTTATTGCCCAGCACGCGCAGACCACCGACGAGCGCCGTCATCTGCGGCGCGCTCACGCCGAGGTGGTTGGCGCGGTCGATCAGCAGGTACTCGCTCGGCAGGTCGATCGTGCGGCTGTCGTAGTTGCGGAAGCCGTCCGAGACGGGCTCGAGCCAGTTGAACTGCTCGGGATCCGTCTGCTCCTGCGTCGCGTCCACACGGCCCGGGGTGAAGGGCACCTGGACCTCGACGCCCGCGGCCGAGGCCGCCTGCTCGACGCCCACGCCACCGGCGAGGACAACCACGTCGGCGAACGACAGGCCAGAGGTCTCAGCGACCTCTTCGAGCTTCGCGATGACCGGCTTCAGCTCGGCCGGCTGGTTGACCTTCCAGCTGACCTGCGGCTCGAGGCGGATCCGGCCGCCGTTCGGGCCACCGCGCTTGTCCGAGCTGCGGAACGTCGCCGCCGCCTTCCATGCGGTCGACACGAGCTGCTGCACCGTGAGACCTGCCTCGGCGACGAGCTTGCGCGCCTCGGCGATCGACGCGTCGTCGGTCGCGGCGGTCTGCTCGGGCAGCGGATCCTGCCAGATGAGGTCCTCTGCGGGGACCTCGGGGCCGAGGTAGCGCGACTTGGGGCCCATGTCACGGTGCGTCAGCTTGAACCAGGCGCGGGCGAACGCGTCCGTGAACGCCTGCTGGTCGTTGCGGAAGTGCATCGAGATCTCGCGGTAGGCCGGGTCCTCGCGCAGCGCGATGTCGGTCGTGAGCATGCGCGGCTCGCGGCGATCCGGGCCCTGTGCCATCGGCACCATGTCGGCGCCGCCGCCGTCCTTCGGACGCCACTGCTTGGCGCCCGCGGCCGACTCGAAGAGCTCCCACTCGTAAGCGAACAGGATGTGGAAGAACTCGTTGTCCCAGCGCGTCGGGTGGTAGGTCCAGGTGACCTCGAGGCCGGATCCGACGGTGTCGTTTCCTCCCCGACCGTCGCCGTAGCCCTGCTTCCAGCCGAGACCCTGCTGCTCGAGCGGTGACGCCTCGGGATCCGGGCCCTGACGGTCGTCGGGGTGCGCGCCGTGGGTCTTGCCGAACGTGTGACCACCGGCGATGAGCGCGACGGTCTCCTCGTCGTTCATGCCCATGCGCGCGAAGGTCTCACGCGTGTCCTGGGCCGCGAGGAGCGGATCCGGGTTGCCGCCCGGGCCCTCGGGGTTGACGTAGATGAGGCCCATCTGCGTCGCCGCGAAGGGGGCGTCGAGCTCGCGGTCGCCCTGGTAGCGTTCGGCGTCGAGCCAGACCTTCTCCGGGCCCCAGTACACGTCATCGTCCGC
This genomic interval carries:
- a CDS encoding sugar ABC transporter ATP-binding protein; the protein is MTQSQPIVEMTGITITFPGVKALDEVDFRLFPGEVHTLMGENGAGKSTAIKALTGVYRIDGGEIRINGEARRLSGTADAQAAGISTVYQEVNLCTNLTIGENVMLGQEIRGLLGIDWHATHRAAREALAKLGLGHLNPRQSLSTLPLALQQLVAISRSVVAECKVLILDEPTSSLDAAEVEQLFGVIRRLRDEGVAILFVSHFLDQVYAISDRLTVLRNGRFVGEYLTPDIPRAALISKMIGKDAAALAAVEARGARRAAAEGDPVYSAVGIGKKGMLEPLDLELHRGEVVGVAGLLGSGRTELARLVYGADKPDAGEVRLRGRAADITKPAAALAKGIAFSSENRRDEGIIRDLSVRENIILAVQAKRGWARPLPRREQDEIVGRFIAALGVRPADPERPIGNLSGGNQQKALLGRWLATEPDILILDEPTRGIDVGAKAEIQEYVARLADDGVSVVFISSEVEEVVRLSDRIVVMKDHKKIAEIDGGPDVSADAIVSIIAEESSDGGGEREISREEVTS
- a CDS encoding ABC transporter permease, producing MNDTPTGPLAALTGILKHHYVWGIAAIVVLLAINLAGDPSYLAITVSERGNLVGNVIDILRAAAPIMMIAVGMCLVVATKGIDLSVGSVMVVAGAVAMEYLAAAAPDSVGAALVAVGLVILVSAALGAVNAILVSVVGLQPFISTLIIMLAGRGLAKVITAGQNTSANNDAFSWIANGRVFGFPVIFLIALALVILVGLLVRRSALGLMLEAIGMDAQAARLAGVNRRALLFTVYILGGILAGIAGVFATASVMTVDVSRTGYQLELDAILAVVIGGTSLAGGKFNITGATFGAILIATLDKTVVFLGISSSATPAFKAIIIVALVLLQSERVRRAFRRRRILRPAAEKKEEVAA
- a CDS encoding ABC transporter permease; this translates as MSSLTAPPAPLGTNERLPLRKRLALHLDALPTVASILIFVGMVVFGELAYGRILQFNTISNLLINNAHLVILAVALTFVIVTGGIDLSVGSVIAVSSVAGVMLLNAGWNPWLVAVLMILIGALSGVIAGVLVQYFNVQPFIATLAMMFLGRGLASILSTVPERVPDDSALMLLGEKLKLYDGPKVNDIVITPGVIIAALVVIISFFVLHRTRMGRTVYAIGGSEPSAALMGLPVAATKVWVYVISGGLSGLAAVVYTARLGSAQNITGIGWELDAIAAAVIGGTLLTGGAGYVLGSVVGALVLGLMIVLITRDGSVPPEATTIITGGILLLFVLLQRAVTRRQRE
- the katG gene encoding catalase/peroxidase HPI, with the translated sequence MTESNGTCPFGYGSGDSAAQESPTVAGDYTHDGDVATSGTRVHPTKGSANAEWWPNRLNLKILAKNQPVANPLGGDFDYKKAFESLDLDALKADITETLTTSQDWWPSDFGHYGPLMVRMAWHSAGTYRSHDGRGGGGSGMQRFAPLNSWPDNVLLDRARRLLWPVKQKYGQQISWADLFILAGNVALESMGFETFGFGGGRVDVWEADDDVYWGPEKVWLDAERYQGDRELDAPFAATQMGLIYVNPEGPGGNPDPLLAAQDTRETFARMGMNDEETVALIAGGHTFGKTHGAHPDDRQGPDPEASPLEQQGLGWKQGYGDGRGGNDTVGSGLEVTWTYHPTRWDNEFFHILFAYEWELFESAAGAKQWRPKDGGGADMVPMAQGPDRREPRMLTTDIALREDPAYREISMHFRNDQQAFTDAFARAWFKLTHRDMGPKSRYLGPEVPAEDLIWQDPLPEQTAATDDASIAEARKLVAEAGLTVQQLVSTAWKAAATFRSSDKRGGPNGGRIRLEPQVSWKVNQPAELKPVIAKLEEVAETSGLSFADVVVLAGGVGVEQAASAAGVEVQVPFTPGRVDATQEQTDPEQFNWLEPVSDGFRNYDSRTIDLPSEYLLIDRANHLGVSAPQMTALVGGLRVLGNNWDGSNIGVFTDTPGALTNDFFVKLLVNGLDWTPAADGQTFTSSTGLVGSRVDLLFGSNSELRAIAEVYASDDAKEKFVQDFVSAWAQVMENDRFDLS